The Coffea arabica cultivar ET-39 chromosome 9c, Coffea Arabica ET-39 HiFi, whole genome shotgun sequence nucleotide sequence tgaccataaatattatgtattttttgattgccATTGCACACACATTAGGTGTGTATTGAGCACCAGTACATATAGTAACTGAAAAGAGTCAGAATGGTTATAACTTCCACCCAATTACTCATCCCACAACTCCTATATTACTTCCTATTTTTGTGGCAATGCTTTCAAACTGTGGaggatttatatatatatatatattttcctaTTCGGCCAAAAGAATGTTGATTATCACATTTTCAATATATTTTTAACAAACCAAAAGTTGACAATATGAAGAACTTCCCTTTGCCTTTAGGATTAAAAGACCTGTCCCTACTCTATGTCAATTTAAATGAGATTATACACTATTAGGATAGCATATACACATAATTGTCATCAATGATAAATCTTATGATTGATTCGACCTTTTCTGTCCAATTACACCGTATTCTAATTTCTAACCTTGTCCGCTGGCCCCCGCTTCACGTTTCAATTCAACTAAATGTTTCCCTCAATCTTTCAGTCGTAGCAAAAGGATTCTATGCTATACAATATCCTGATTTTCCAATCCCAAAAGAACACAACATGACTGTTAAGTTCATTTGTGTCAACAAGATACCATCATATTTCATCATCATGCATGTCAAAAAACCGGTTTCAAATCCTCTGTACTCAAAGTAGTCTATGTTCCTTTTTTCCCTCATTTGTACAGCTGTCATGTGTCTCTAGTCTTTTGTTAATCTAAACTCAAATAAACCGATAATAATTGGTTTATAAGTTTACTCAAAATCAACTAAAACAgataattcaatttttttattttctttttaacaaaaaagagtcttgttgataataaaaaaaaagttttgagttatctgttttaattgattttgagtAAACTTATAAATCGATtattatatgtttatttgagttTGGATTAACAAAAGACTAGAGACATGTGACAGCTGTACAAATAAGGGATAAAGGAGACAAAGATTACTTTGGGAACAGAAAATTTGAAGCCCAAAAAACCACACTGACATTTTGTCATGCACACGCCATATTTTAAGGCATGGTTATATGCATTTgtcaaaaaagaaattgaaagatGTATCAAATTAAGAGCAAAAGATATTTCGTTCTAAAACTTTAAAATTGCACAGCATACAATatgccaacaaaaaaaaaaaaaaaagaagaatggatggacAGTAGAAGTACATTTAGATGTATAGCATAATATATATTGAAAAAGCTGCTTAAAATATTCCTCacattttgtcaaatgaattttttcatcattcacttttaaaatgttaactTTGCGTCCCTTACAAGTTTAAGTTAACAAAATTTAGTCGTAACCTAAATTTTTGATCACTTTTTAGTTTCAAATCACCACGTGACCAACATGCAATCATTTTTTATGTACAAAAGGCCAAATCCCACTCTTTTATTGGCAAAAATGGACATGAATTAGGTCAGATATCACTTTTTTAGAGAAAATTTTGAATACAGTTTggcagatttttctttttctaggaCAAAAAATGAATACGAATCggtccaaaaaaaaatgaatatgaatcaGGTCATTTGTTTAACTACAAATAAGATCCAAcctttttgttttgaaaaaatgacTATGTATGGGTCACGTAATAgatttataattattaaaaatCTATGTTGGAACCAAATTTTATTGACTatattgtaagggacgtaaattaccattttaaaagtaaatgatgaaaaaatttatttggtgAAATGTGTGAAatgttttgaataatttttctatatatctaagaaaaactttgaaatGGATAGGTGGATTCATTCAAGTACAACATAAACGGGCCAATTAGAAATTGAACTATAACTTGAAGGGAGGAAATTGTAATAAAAACTAAAAGCTTTATCAAGTAGTCCATAGAAAAACTGAAAATCATGTAGGGAACTgtttttacctgatataacagGTAAAAACACTTTTAACGACCATTTGATTATCTGTTGTACTGGTCATCTAAATAAAACAGTATCTAAAATTTTGGTTAGTAAGTTTTACataaaaaatagtaagttaactcaataaattagtaacttttatgtctcaaaaagtaaatttgaataaatatggaacttatttttttttaagtaaattactactctgtagacaccaaatttttgtcaatttttaatgttttcctgaatttttatctatttaataagttatctattattattattattattaatgtgtaattttctcatttttgcaggtttattttagaaaagaaaaagagagaaaaaaaaaacaacaaaacaaaaacaaacaaaaaagggagaaaagttaaaaacaaaaaaaaaatcaaaaaatcaaaaaaatcaaaaatcaaatcaaaatcaaattattactaaacttacacattttcatcattttctctaCCAAAACCCCTATTAACCCATTCTACACTCAACTCCCACgggcttttcttttcatttggcagAAGCCATCATTTGGAAAAAAACCAAATCCATTTGACTCCTTCTTAGCCATGAGTTTTTTGCTCTGCCAACACTCAACATTTGCAGAGGAGAAAACACGCACAAAAAGCTAATTTGGCGACCCATTTTACTCACTCGGCTCTCTCTGGAAAAATCAGACAGgccacaaagaaaaaaaattcccaaCTCCCTCTCAATATACATCCCTCGGCCCTTTCTTTGACTCTCACCAGAAAACACACAAGAACAAAGCTCCCCATTTTGGCCTTCCTTAAGCTCTCAACGGACAGAAAAGGATAGACGAAGGAAACTTTGGGAGCCAGGGAGATACGCTCAAGGTGTGGAAATTGTATCAAACATTTTGGTTAAGGAACTACCACCTACATTGAGGtattttctagttttctttctaCCATATTACAATCCATGTTTCAATGTCTAGTTTCTCTTGTTTTgctgttttattattattattattattgttgtggttgcatattaatttttcttgtttgctggtttgtattgttgttgttgcattgctgaaatttggGAAAAGGCATGAACTAGATGAGGGAAAAGGAAATGATGTCTGTGAATGCATattaattgtttgaaaaaatgccaaaaagatTTTTAGGGACTGTTTTGCCTTAATGTAGTCTTTTGTTATTGTTTTCTGGTTAGTTAAAATCATAGTTGTATTGTAGAGGTTATAAGgagtattgtaatatattttttatgatttttggtgaaagatttgggtgttttgaaaaataaaaactggactgtatttttgacattttggcCACTTTCAGACCatcttttgtaaaaactaactccgAAAATGGAGTCTACTCGAAAAATCGAGTGAAGGggtgtattttgagaaattttgatcACCGGAAAGGTCGCCGGCGGTGGCGGTCCGGTGGCGGCGGCGCCACCGGCGGCCACCATGGCTGCCAGCTGAAGCTTCTTCGGTTAGCCgaagaagaaggaaaggaaacgtatggggaagaaaagagaaagaaaagaaagaaaagaaaagaaagaaaaaaaggggatTGGGCTAATGTTTATTTTTCGTTGGGCCAAGAGCTAGTCTTGTTAGGTTTTGGGGCTGGGCTTTGGTTGAtgtttcttttgggtttcggttgggctagGAGGTTGGAGCCCACGTGTTTTGGCTGGGTTTGAGTGATAGAAGACGGGCTGGCCTGTGTGTTTTGGCTTGGACTTTCGGATGGGCTTAGGTAGTTTTCggcccaaagaaataaataatggcCCAGTGGCCTGTTTTCTTAAGAAGATCTGATAACGAATTTGCATTTTagcccctgatctttggagtagtttcGTTTCGGCCCATaacattttaaattcttttcaaCTCGGTCCTTATAGTAATTGCACTTTGGTCCCtgatttttatctttcatttaattttgacctctaaactttgaaaaatacaatttttgtccctcaaaagttttcaatttttgcaattcagtccttGACAAATTTTGACTCTTTTTTATTGtgattgcttcttttctttaaaAGCTAATgatgttacttttgaatatatttaacttgcaatttttagatgttcttaaatttctttgcGTTTGACATGTTaatgtgaatttagtattttaacattattatcatttgcaattaaagtggtgccatgattcttttgttcattgtgagtataaataggataaTTTGACTCCacttagtcaccacttcaaacgggaggtactcctattttattatttcaatgtcaattacgtgttcttatgtgctcctatgtgctcctatgtgtttatatatttttatatgctttatttatttgatttaaatattcattcaaattttcttatatatgttttagttagtttttataatgattcgagaggtatttaaatacctcaaaaatgtaatagataggataattaaatttgttttattatattttcccTTCCTAGATTGTGGTTAGGCGCTCctcgatgtaatagataggttgcgtgtttatgtggcttatgtgttaattgttttatccgcttttcttaggattttggcatctagatattatgcttacgtgttatgtgttacgtgctcttatgtgtttatttgttttaatttatgctttatttgcttcactatgaattgttaatgcataacgtcaccacactagtccaacgctagttgtggtttctctcttcgcttacttgctagtccaacgctagtaaggactattagaaatgggctagtccaacgctagaccctttaggttgtcttgcgctagattcatctttgtgtgctattcactacattttcatgcaatattttcatttttaagatcttttctcatttgcatgatattccctattatattatcccttattctctatatgtgttaatcatatcatttagaattgcatttcatttaggacattgtataataggttagttcatttgcttgtgcatattaggagaattatttttcaaacatgggaaatgggtgattataactttttagttcaaataccccattaatccctgtataagaaaattatgtcacgagtttttgcctcccaTACCCTTTATGTTgtattccctttttctttgatcacttatatctatgtatataatttaatttactttctttacttttctttttttcatcatttgcatactcgtgaccctttcaaggaaatattttggctttcgcaattaatgcgattgttTCAATTAAACctttgaatggatattttgaccctttcgatattttataaatttaaatttgcattcatgtaggaaacatccaaatatgataaaattaagggttagattaggaagattttgactaaacctcgcgactagcttagactaggttgaaagggtgccttaggtttgagtcaattgaacctttgccttccctttcttcaaccgtgactcccgaacccattttctcttgttttcaatgacctggagttgtcaaaaaaggttttgatttattttatttttgtcaaaaaatatttttgggtgacttggtacaccaaaacaccataccaagtggcgactcctattttttctaaaaagcCCTTTTAGACTGaatttttggacccaaattgtcgcattcttttaagtcccattctaggtcctttttaatttattattaataaatcacatctttttataaaactctttttcttttccatcgcgaaaaatggggcgcgacaacttagcgactccactggggacctaagagagtccaagcacttggtttagtcgtctttttctctttttaacccttatatttatcatatttggatgttttaggttgcatttttctcttttaggatattttgcatttcaccCTCGTATTCGTTTATCGTTCCTCGTATATGTgatgaatgatttatttatttacttttgtttatttaCTTATATGTATCGCGCTTTGCATTTGGGGGTGGGGAATATTACCCTAGAGCTTCGCATTGGTtatcgatccctcccctccaaaatgAGCACtggcatacgtgcatacgttttattttttatcccttatttatttttcttttagtggcttgtcacgccactccaccctactaggattttaggcgacccacttggacatgtgatcgtatcacgacgtgtgcgtagcatgatccgaggggtcactcgatcttccgcttcaaactttaggttgatgacctattagtttttagtcgaaggttgaggattctttttagattcgcccagacgggtagccgtaacacgacgtgtgcgtagcaacgtctggggaatcgctcgagccaccgacaaggaaccttgggagtgatgacccttggtttctaagtctgaaggctcggggacctatgacttatcgagtctagatgcattagtgaaccctaacctcatgcatccattttagcttgcctagggtagagtcgaccttaccctattagggacactattcacgaggggaggggtccaacccttttcctctttttattgctttatttccttgtgttgattccgttgctacaatgtgttatgtgtatttatctgtttaaactaacttttcttggtttttgtgtccccattgcattcacaaacccttagcaaataagaggtctggcatgaccttcttttagaagcccacccttgtagataggttatcgcacgtttgaaaattgtgatgcattttgttcataaattcatAATGTTataccattttaggcttaccctggcaaacaaagggctccttaggtcacgtCTCATTTCAAATCGCATTTTTCCCTGCTTTGATAagaatggcatcatgcataagccttagaaagggaatgcctcTTAGGGAATCCCACATTAGGGACAGGCCAACCTAAATCCCGTGGGTATTTAACCCAATTTTTGGgatttgcacgtttaaattcctgttaacCAGAGAAATGGGACCTGTAGGTAAGGTATTTAACTCCGGTTTTGGTTTCTAGATGGAAAGCCCTCGCCGAGTGCAACAGATGTTAGTAGTGCCGCCAGAGGTACAAAGATGGCCCACGTTACTCTCACCCAATGAGGTTAACCAAATAGCCGATCGATTAGGACACATCGGGGATTTCAAGAATATTAAGTCCGATGGATATTTGGTAGAAGCTTTGGTGCATCTATGGGACCCCACTTGTTCTGCTTTTAGATTTGGAAAAAGGGAGATGACCATAACGATTGAGGAAGTCGCCGGATTTCTCAATTTGCCGATTCAAGGAACTGCCGTGGTATTGCCACTAGCATCTAATAAAGTTGAATTTTGCCGTTTCACTGGGTTAAAGGAATCAGTACTACAAGGGGcagaccaaaatatagaggcgaAGTTCTTATTTGATCGATTTGCGCTAAGAGATGGTTTTGAGAGGCATCGAGGGGACTTCTCGTTTACTTCCAAGGAAACGTGGAATCGAAAGAGAGTCTGGGTATACGGTTTAGTCATGACGGGAACCTTCTTTTTTCCTaggaaagataaaaagatagCCTTCAAGCTCACTAGAATCCTGTAtgacttgtttcttggaatTAATGATAGGCCGTGTTCCATTATTCCTACCATTTTGGCCGACATCTTCATAGCCTGCACTACCTGtcagaaagggaaaaagtttttttgtggttcaaatttGATCTTACATATATGGGGAATGGAGCATTTCATGAGACGACCGGCTATTTCATCAAGTCTACCAATGTTCGCATACAACTGGATAATCACACATCACAAGAGGATTAATAGAGACAGTCTGCCGTGCAATGCATCTGAGTTTGTGGATTTCTTGAAGAACGTGACTGATCAAAATATTAGATGGGTGTTGGATTGGACCGATTGTACTAAACCCGTTCTTCGCACCCAGGCATCCGAATTCATTCTCTTACTGGGTACTCAAGGGATTACTGCCTACGCCCCAAAAAGGTTTCTCAGACAATTAGGGCGTACCCAAGAAATACCACCCGTGCTTGACATGAGCGAAGTCACCATTATTTTTAACTGGGGAATGTGCCCAAATCAAATCCCTATGAAAGATCGGATTATTGACGCCTGGGTGACGCTATCTGATGACGTGAGTTTTAGATACATCCCAGAGCTCAAGCAGAAGGGTTTGACGACTTCACAATACGAAGACTGGGTAGGAGGATCCGCTgcgcaagaaattcaagatgagCCATCTGAGGAGGTGAAAAGGTTGAAAGCCATTATCGAAGCAAAGGATAAGGAAATTCTGCAGTTAAGTAAGTCTGCCGAAGCATACAAAGGGATGGCCGAGCAAAGcaagcaattgtatgaaaatgaaCGAGGAAGGCGTCAAGAGCTGAAAAGGAAATGTGCAGAATTATATGACCAAACTGAATGTGTTAGAATTTCATATGCTAGGGAAACAAAGGACTCTGTATTAGATAGGTTCAGAAGCTTTGGCAATCTTGTACGGAATCGTCTTCGTGAcatgatgtaaatattggcaagtttatcaatgaaaatgatttttcttctgCTCTCATTTTGGATTAttgtcaaaaacaggtttgtattacgggtcccatttcgaaggtgttgcatcatgctaggcctacccttggcacaaaaagggctcccccataggacatgcatccgaattatttaaatatttactaattcgtgttttttttcttttcctttttcttgaataaattaCAGCAATTTGACAGAGAATTCAATTCTAAATCAGTTTCTTTTCTCCACTATCAGGTATTTTTCACAATTGCTACCCAAAGAAGCCCCATCATCACCAGGTCCCGAAGTAGAGCCTTGAGACAgtctgtaaacatgagttcagtTCCTGAAGCTTCGGAAAGATCTGCTATGGTTACATCACCGGACTTCACAGCATTGGGAGCTCAGTTAAGTGAGGTACTTGGCAAGTTCAATGAATTAAGTGCTGAAATAGCCGCACAGAAGCGTGTAATTGATCAGTTGGTCGCAAGCAACAATGGTGGTGGTGTCCCAAACGACCAAGAACCTATCGATAATCACCCACCTGCACAAGACTATCAACCACCCCACACATCCAATACCCAAACACCTTTCTTTCCTCCTTTCGCTAACCCCGTTGAAAATACCTTTGCCCGATTAAACTCAGACTTTTCCTATATGCATCCGAATTATGTATTGGTGAACCCAACCAGTAGTCAAATCCCTCAAACTCATCCACAAACCAATCTGAACATTCCTCCCAACCCTCAGGGACCGCACCACCACATTCCGGAGCCTTTTGTAATGGATACGGCATCTCAAGGGAAGGCGGCAATAGAAGAACAACATACACCCGTTGATAAAGACCTGTTAAGAAGGTTGGATCGATTCGATGATTTTATGAGAAAGAATCAAGGATTGAGCAGGCATGGTGGGTTAGATTACGATGAATTGTGTCTTTTCCCGGATATTCAGCTACCATTGGgattcaaaacccctaaattcaGCAAGTATGATGGAACTGGAAATCCAAAGACGCACCTCAAgatgtttgccaacaagttaggTAAACCTGTGGATGATGAGAATTTGCCTATGCGTCTATTTCCGGAAAGCTTGGAGGGAGATGCTCTAGAttggtattcaaatttgaaGTCTGGAGAAGTCAAGACCTGGTTGGATCTATCAACTGCTTTTGTGAAGCAGTATGAATTTAACTGTGAGTTGGCACCAACACGAACCACACTGGAGGGTACGAAAAGAAAGCCGTCGGAAGATCACAAGACCTACGCAAAACGGTGGAGAAAGTTAGCTGCCAAAGTGGAGCCTCCTATGACTGAGGAGGAGATTGTTCGTACTTTCATCAAGGCTCACGATCCACCCTATTTTGAAGAGATCTTCCGCATGACTGGAAGTCCATTTGCTGCTATCATTAACAAATTGGAGGAGTATGATGAATTTGTCAAAGCAgggaaaattgttaatgtgtctgcatTAAAGTTGCAATTGGATGCTCTACAGAATCAAAACAACAATGGGAAAAGGCCCcaattcaagaaaaaagaaagtgatACTGCTTTTATATGGGATCAAGGCCCGTCTTTCAGACCCAGAAACCATCCCACCTATTCCTTTCCTTACCCGTATTACACCAATCCTCAACCAGTCTACCACACCACTACCCAATTCCATCATTCCCGGCCAAATCATTTGAATACCTCGCCCTTACCTCCAACTCCACAACCTGTTTTTCAAAATCACTCTCGTCCCATTTACCATTCCAGACCAATCCTGCAAAACAATAACCCTCCTCAAAATCCTTTGCAAACCAGTGGAATTCAAACTCAGAAGCAATTTCGAGCCTTCACCAACTTGGGCCGACCTATTGATCAGTTGTATGAGCAATTAAAAGCAGCTGGGAAAATTGGCACTGTTCCTCCCAAAATCTATCCCAGAGGTCCTCCTGCCGGTTATGATCCGCATGCaatctgtgcttatcattctggaaGTCCAGGTCATACCACTGGCAATTGTTGGGCTTTAAAACATAAGATTCAGGACATGATTGACTCTGGAGACATCCTTCTCAGAAGAAAGGGAGAGCAGGGACCGAATGTTAGTAAGAATCCTCTACCTGAGCATGGGAGCACTGTGGGGGTTATCATCGCTGATGAAGATTTTATCGACCCCAGTCAGTACATCGTAGATGAAACTGAAGTGTTTGACGTGATAGAGACTGACCATGCAGAGATGAGGAAAATGCTGTCTGTTGAAAAGTCCATAACTAAGGATAATGCTGA carries:
- the LOC113720815 gene encoding uncharacterized protein, whose translation is MSSVPEASERSAMVTSPDFTALGAQLSEVLGKFNELSAEIAAQKRVIDQLVASNNGGGVPNDQEPIDNHPPAQDYQPPHTSNTQTPFFPPFANPVENTFARLNSDFSYMHPNYVLVNPTSSQIPQTHPQTNLNIPPNPQGPHHHIPEPFVMDTASQGKAAIEEQHTPVDKDLLRRLDRFDDFMRKNQGLSRHGGLDYDELCLFPDIQLPLGFKTPKFSKYDGTGNPKTHLKMFANKLGKPVDDENLPMRLFPESLEGDALDWYSNLKSGEVKTWLDLSTAFVKQYEFNCELAPTRTTLEGTKRKPSEDHKTYAKRWRKLAAKVEPPMTEEEIVRTFIKAHDPPYFEEIFRMTGSPFAAIINKLEEYDEFVKAGKIVNVSALKLQLDALQNQNNNGKRPQFKKKESDTAFIWDQGPSFRPRNHPTYSFPYPYYTNPQPVYHTTTQFHHSRPNHLNTSPLPPTPQPVFQNHSRPIYHSRPILQNNNPPQNPLQTSGIQTQKQFRAFTNLGRPIDQLYEQLKAAGKIGTVPPKIYPRGPPAGYDPHAICAYHSGSPGHTTGNCWALKHKIQDMIDSGDILLRRKGEQGPNVSKNPLPEHGSTVGVIIADEDFIDPSQYIVDETEVFDVIETDHAEMRKMLSVEKSITKDNAEEKLKSFVFEKEEPFMIEGGPSEADNSEVPFILDLPSFEWDISEPAILEFPEQMPVNNLQEVPWNYEEPSLLIGGKDCLKEDISTITRSEKIVGNSDIDVQSRAKVKSPTPKPRVSENEAVDFLKMLKRSEYKIVEQLDRTPAQISFLNLLLTSELHREALLKILNDAQVPKDIPVDKFSNIVGNVLAANHIIFSDDDLTAEGIGHNRALYISVRCNGKLLPRVLVDNGSALNICPWNTLTKLGFLDIKLRPSATVVRGFDGSRRESMGEADLVLEIGPAQFQVTCQVMDFSSVYNILLGRPWIHASNSVPSSLHQMLRFIVNDQLITVFAEDDCTMIIDAKFKGEDRKGTPISSHHVADIVSVGWASRDKSLTQSDLPEASIMMAREMIRGGYEIGRGLGRELQGILEPIEIPTQNDTFGLGFHPTAKDRREMQARKQAEKKGKQNPLNVPPLYHTFPRPAEMIMSETKNPVEEIELDLSQLFVGATCEEEPSENAEFLPITEGAIQNWTADYLPSRREFR
- the LOC113720813 gene encoding uncharacterized protein, producing the protein MESPRRVQQMLVVPPEVQRWPTLLSPNEVNQIADRLGHIGDFKNIKSDGYLVEALVHLWDPTCSAFRFGKREMTITIEEVAGFLNLPIQGTAVVLPLASNKVEFCRFTGLKESVLQGADQNIEAKFLFDRFALRDGFERHRGDFSFTSKETWNRKRVWVYGLVMTGTFFFPRKDKKIAFKLTRILYDLFLGINDRPCSIIPTILADIFIACTTCQKGKKFFCGSNLILHIWGMEHFMRRPAISSSLPMFAYNWIITHHKRINRDSLPCNASEFVDFLKNVTDQNIRWVLDWTDCTKPVLRTQASEFILLLGTQGITAYAPKRFLRQLGRTQEIPPVLDMSEVTIIFNWGMCPNQIPMKDRIIDAWVTLSDDVSFRYIPELKQKGLTTSQYEDWVGGSAAQEIQDEPSEEVKRLKAIIEAKDKEILQLSKSAEAYKGMAEQSKQLYENERGRRQELKRKCAELYDQTECVRISYARETKDSVLDRFRSFGNLVRNRLRDMM